AAAGAGCGGACATTCCTAAATCATCTGACAGGCGTTTTACGGATTCCATGTATTTGCTTGCCTGCTGCGATTGTTTATTCAAAACGCAATAGGCAAGGTCAGAACTGTAAACGCCAAGGTTCAGTGTTTTGCTTTCAGTGGAAGAATATCTTGAAATATTATCAGGAGAGTTCGCCACTCCATCTACAAATTTTAATCCTGTCTTCTTGAAAACTTTCACCATCACAAGCGGGGAGGGGAGGGAGTAGAAAAAATCTTCCGCGGGACTTCCGGTGTCTTTTGATACAGTTGCTGTTGTGTCCTGCCCCAATGCGTTGTCCTCTGTGTTTTCAGATCCGCAGGAATAAAAACCCAACAATGCTGCTGCAAGAAAAGTTTTAAGTGAAAGAGATAAAATTGATTTCATTTGTGTTGCTTATAATAGGTGCGCCAAAGGTACTGAAACATTTAATACTTACGAAATCACATTTACCTCCATACAGACATAATGATTCCTGCGCCAACCATTCCAATTAAGTGGTAAGCCGAATCGATAATGATAAGTGTCAGGGATTTTTTTGTGTACATATAATTCATCGCTATGCCAACTCCTGTGAATCCGATTCCTGCCACCAATCCGACCTTTGCTCCGCTATACCAGCGCCAGTTCACCTGATAGAAACTAAAAACATGAACAAAATATGCCATTGCAATTACTCCGATGAAACATAAAACCAACGTGGTTGCCATCATCATCGGCATTCTTTTTTTGTCTTCTTCGGTTGGTGCTGTAATGCCGTGCCCTTTCATCCAGATGGTTCCGAAAACTTTCGGATTGAACCAGATGGCGCCCAGCGCGAAGTAGGCGATTGCCGATACAGCAACTGCGAGCCAGTTAATGTGTTGAATAATCATGGTGTGTTTGTTTTATGGGATTTATGTTTAGTTTCTTTCTCCGAACTTGAATCCGAGTTTTTGCCTTCCTGAATTTGTTTCTTTTATTTCAAATTCTTTTACGTCATCAAGAATAATTGTTTCCAGCATTTCTTTTGTGCGCTCTTCTTTTTTCATAGAGGCAAGACGGAGGTTTTGGTTCTTCACCGATTCGCCAACTACTTGCCGAACTGTCCTTGCATTGCCGAAATTCTTGTCTCTGCCTTCGTGAAGATACGCAAAATATTTTTTAAGGTGTTCTGCTGATGCTTCATCGGGTTTGACATCTTCCTTTTTAAACAGTGAATTCGCTATGACAAACATGTCTTCTGCAGAATAATCTTCAAATATAAAGTTTCTGTCGAAGCGGGATTTTAATCCCGGATTGGATGTGATGAACTCATGCATGTTGTCCGTGTAGCCCGCCACAATCACTCCGAACTTTCCGCGAAAATCTTCCATGCGTTTCAGAATCACCTGAATGGATTCTCCCCCAAAATCATACTGCGAACCTTTTCCCTGCGCGAGCGAATACGCTTCGTCAATAAAAAGAATTCCGCCCATCGCTTCATTGATCTTGTCTCCGGTTTTGATGGCAGTTTGTCCCACATATCCTGCCACCAAACCTTCTCGGTCAACTTCAATGAGATGTCCTTTTTCCAGAATGCCGAGTCCTTTATATATCTTCGCGAGAATTCTTGCCACGGTTGTTTTTCCCGTGCCGGGATTGCCTGTGAAAACAGAGTGTAAAGAAAATTTATTAAGAATATCTTTTCCCGTTTCCTGGTAGAAGCGCACGAGTTTCACCAGTTCGTTCACATCATTTTTTATGCTGTACATTCCGGTGAGTGAATTCAGTTCCGCCATGCTTTCGTTCAGAATGTCTTCCAGGTTTTTATTTGCATCGGAAGAAGCCGACTTGGTGGCGGGCTTGAGCATTTGCTCCGCGTCAGTCAGTATCGCCACTCCGCCTTCTTCAAATTTTGTTCCCACTTCAAACGGAACGGTGGCGATGAGCGTGTCCATGAACACCGCTTCCATCGTGTATTTGTCGTTCTTCCAGGTGCCGGGCGCATCGCTTCCCCAGCCGGGATATACCGAATAAATCTGCCCTTCCGTTTTTGCTGTCACGTATTTCAAAACTGAATTTCTACCTTTCGGCTGACCGGCATTATCATAAAAATTGAAAATGATTTCAGCGTAATAATCTTTAGGGGTTTTATTTTTGAAGTTGACTTCCCCCCATACAAAACGGGTTTCGTTCTGGCTGAACTTGTTTAAATATTTTTTCTGCGGAAGGGATGATGCTTTTCCGTCACCTTCAAAAAGTTTTATGGATTCAATATCAAAGTAAGGATTCGCGCCAAGTTTCACCGCGCCCACATCCTCCACATAAAATTTTCCTTCGCCAATTTTCACATCGTCAATATACGCTTCCCACACATAATCTCCGCGGAGCCAGTACGCGCCCAGCGTGGCATTGCCCCATGCTTCGCGTATGTAAACTACGTTTTCATCTTTCAGAATTTTCCGTTTCTGCTCCAGATTGCAGAGTTCGTTCTTCTGACTTCCGTTCACAAAAAAACATTTCGTGCGGAACGTTGCTTCCCAATCTTCTTCGTCAAAAAGTTTGTTGAAGAACGAAAGTTCTGCGCGCATGTAGGTGGTTTCATAGCGGTCAAACACCTTGCGGTATTTTTTTGTGCCGTCCGCCATCCATTCGTCCGAAGAATGCACTTTCAAATCCCTGAACTTGTATTTGACCGCCATCTGCTGGCTTTTTGGCTCGTCTTTCTTTTTGTCTCCTCCGAAAAACATGTGGTGAGTTTTGTTGGAACTAAAGTAAGAATTATTTTAGTCCCCCTTCGAAGGGGGTGCACACGCAGTGGCGGGGGATGTTGGGCGTTCCCGCGAAACGCGGTCGGGCTTTCGCCACTCACTTTTTTTGCGAAGCGCAAAAAAGAGTTCAAACAAATGGCTCAATCCCTAACGCAAAAACCACATATCACTCCTACGGAGTTTGAAATGATGTTGGAAACATTTATTCTATAATTAGATCACCCCTTCGGGGTTAACTCCGAAGGAGTGTAATGTTTATAGAAAGTATAAATGAGTACAGAATCGGAACTCCGTAGGAGTGAAATATTTATAGCGCTTTAAAGGAGAGGTGATTAAGGGGTGAGGCAAGTATTTTTATTCTAATTTTGTCCCTATGAGATTATTTGACCTGCTCTACCAGTTTCATTCAAAATATCCCAAGCCCGACTGCCTGGTGAAAAAGGAAAACGGGAAATGGATTCCGTATTCCACGCAGGAGTTCATTGACTATTCTGAAAATCTTGCTTACGGATTGCTGGCGCTCGGAGTTCAGCGCGAAGACAAGATTGCCATCCTTGCCAACAACCGTCCTGAATGGAATTTCACAGATATGGCGGTGCAGATGAGCGGCTGTATTCTGATTCCGGTTTATCCGACCGTGAGCGAAAAAGATTTAGAGTTCATCCTGAACGATGCGCAGGTGAAATATGTTTTTGTTTCGGCTGTGGATGTATATAATAAAGTGAAAACAATTTCAGCGAATGTTCCGAGCGTGAAAGATATTTACACATTCAACGATGTGAAGGGCGCAAAACATTTTACCGATCTGGTTGAACTTGGAAAAAAAAATAAAGACGAAGCGAAACTGAAATCCATTAAAGATTCCATCCATGAAAATGATCTGGCTACGATTCTTTATACATCCGGCACCACAGGAATTCCGAAGGGAGTGATGCTCTCTCACAACAATATTTTTTCCAATGTGTATGCCGTGCGCAACCTTCCTCCGGTTGACCACACCTGCAAAGGGCTGAGCTTTCTTCCGCTCAATCACATTTACGAGCGCATGCTGAACGGCTTGTATTTATATCTCGGTGTTTCGGTTTATTATGCGGAAAGCCTGGAAACCATAGGAGACAATCTCCGCGAGATAAAACCGCAGGTGTTTTCCTGCGTTCCGCGTTTGCTGGAGAAAGTGTATGACCGGATTGTTTCAAAAGGGAATGAACTCACCGGCATAAAACGAAAATTATTTTTCTGGGCTCTGGCGCTCGGAGAAAGATTTGACGGAGTCGGCAAAGGAGGTTGGTGGTATAATTTTCAGTTGGGAATCGCTAACAAATTAATTTTCTCCAAATGGAGAGAAGCCCTTGGAGGAAATGTGCGCGCGGCTGTTTCGGGCGGTGCGGCACTCAATCCCCGCCTGGCACGGATTTTCTGGAGCGCGCAGATTCCGATTCTGGAAGGATACGGATTGACAGAAACTTCTCCCGTTATTGCGGTGAATACACTTGAACCGGGCGGAATGAAATTCGGAACGGTGGGCGAAGTGATTGAAAAAGTAACCGTGAAGATTGCCGAGGACGGAGAAATCCTCTGCAAAGGTCCGAACATTATGCTCGGCTATTATAAAAGGAAAGATGCGACCGATGAAGTGATGGACAAAGACGGATGGTTTCATACAGGCGACATCGGAATCATTGAAGAAGGAAAATATCTGAAGATAACCGACCGCAAAAAAGAAATCTTCAAAACATCGGGAGGGAAATACATCGCTCCACAGATGATTGAAAACAAAATCAAGGAATGTTCACTGGTAGAGCAGGTGATGGTAATTGGCGAGAATCAGAAGTTTGCTTCCGCGCTTATCGTTCCTTCGTTCATTAAACTGAAAGCGAAATATGAGAAAGAAGGCAAACCGTATCCCGGCAATGAAGAAGCGATAAAAAATCAGGAAGTGAGGAACACAATTCATTTGCACATAGAAAAAATGAATCACACCCTCGCGCAGTACGAATCCATAAAAAAGTTTGAACTTCTTCCCAAAGACTGGACAGTGGATGGCGGAGAAATGACTCCGAAACTTTCGTTGAAGCGAAAGGTGATTCTTGAAGCGAATAAAAACCTTGCAGAAAAAATTTATTCGGAAAAATAACATAACAAAAATCCCCGCCCGGTTTACCGAATAAGGATTTTTGTTATGGCGCTGGCTACTTGTAGTGTCTGTGCTGCAAACGATTTTTGGGAATGGAATCAATCAACAAATGTATGGACACAAAAAGCAAATTTTGGAGGTGTTCCAAGAATATGGGCAGTTGGTTTTTCAATTGGACTAAAAGGATATATTGGAACGGGTGGTACATATTATCAGGATTTTTTGGAATACGAACCGACACTTGATGCTTGGACGCAAAAACCAAACTATGGAGGAGGAGAAAGATATTTCGGAGTAGGATTTTCAATAGGGAACATAGGATATGTTGGCACTGGAGCGGATAACTTGCAAATTCCAAGAAAAGATTTCTGGAGTTTCGATCCAAGCGCAAACGGAGTAACCGAACTCGAAAACAAAATCTCGGTTTCTGTTTATCCTAATCCATCAAACGGAAAATTCACTATTGAAACATTAGAAAACAAAAGCTTTATTGTGCGCATCACTAACCCACTCGGACAAAAAGTTGCAGAGAAAAAGTTTCAGAAAAGAATTGAAGTGGATGTTTCGGGTTTTGGTAAGGGATTGTTTTTGGTAGAGGTTTCCGCTTCTGAAGGTTCCGCAACCGGAATGAAAAAGGTGATAGTGCAGTAACAATCCGGCTGACCCACCATTCAACAATTTAGAGAGATAAAAAACTCCTTCAATTATTTCCTTTTCAGGAATATTCTTTTACTTTTGTACCATTAAATCTCTCTACCATGTTCTTCAAAAAAAGTTTAGTTGCGCTGGCTGTTTTATTTTGCTGCATGGCAACTTCCTTCAGCCAGACCTACACGATGCCCACCACAGGCACGAGCACGTACACCACTTGCGCGGGAACGGTATATGATCCGGGAGGAGCAGGTTCTTATGCAAACGGATGTTCAGGAACAACTACCTTCTATCCTTCTGTTCCGGGCAATTACATTCAGCTTGTATTTAATTCATTTGCTGTAGAAACCTGCTGCGATGGATTGTATATTTACGATGGCACTTCCACAGCGGCTCCTTTGATAGGGCAGTACACCACTTCGCCCGGCACAGTGTATGCCACCAATGCTTCGGGCGCTTTAACGCTTTATTTTTATTCTGACGGCAGCGTTACGTATAATGGATTTGACGCCACTCTTTCATGCCTGACAACACTGCCTCCTCCGGGCGCTGACCTTGTTATTAATTCTCAAACGGCTTCTCCCACTTCGGTGGGTGCCGGCAATTCCGTTTCCGTTTCATGCTATATCTACAATCAGGGAACAACCAGCGCTTCTTCTTCCAATGTCGGGTATTATCTTTCAACGGATGCGGCATGGGATGCGGGCGATACCTATCTGAATTATTCTTCAGGAAGTTCTTTGCCTTCTTCTTCTTCTTCGTACCGAAGCACAACGGTTACCATTCCGGGCGCCACCACTCCGGGTTCGTATTACATTCTTTATTATGCCGATTACTCAAACGCAGTGGCAGAAAATGTGGAAACCAATAATGTATCTTCTGTTGCCATTACCGTTCTTGCTTCAACGGTTGATCTGGTTATTCAAAGCCAGAGCGCTTCGCCCACTTCGCTTACAGCCGGGAGTTCGCTCACGGCTTCATGCTACATTTACAATCAGGGCACTTCAATCGCTTCTTCTTCCAACGTGGGATATTATCTTTCTGCTGATGCCGTATGGGATGCCGGTGATACGTATTTAAATTATTCATCGGGAACTTCTTTAGGTGCCTCTGCTTCTGCCTACAAAAGCGCTACGCTTACCATACCGGGCGCCACCACTCCGGGTTCTTATTATATTCTTTATTACGCTGATTATTCCAATGCGGTATCTGAAAGCATTGAAACAAACAATGTAGCCACTGTAGCCATCAATGTTCTCACTCCGGTCATTGACCTTATCATTCAAACTCAATCTGCTTCGCCCACCACGGTGGCTTCTGGCAATACGCTTGCAGCTTCATGTTATATTTATAATCAGGGAAACACAACCGCTTCTTCTTCCAATGTGGGATATTATCTTTCAGTGGATGCTATCTGGGATGCAGGCGATACGTACCTGAATTATTCAGCAGGTGCCGCTCTTGGCGCCAACTCCTCTTCTTACCGGAGCGCCACGCTTACCATTCCGGGCGCCACCACACCAGGGGCGTATTACATTTTATATTATGCAGATTATTCTAATGTGATAGTTGAAAATGTGGAGAGCAATAATGTGGTTGCGGCAGCCATTAATGTGGTTACGCCCATTACGGATTTAGTCATTCAGAGCCAAACAGCCACTCCTGTTAATGTGGCAGCCGGAAGCACCGTTGCGGCTTCTTGCTACGTATATAATCAGGGCAATGTGGTGGTGTCATCTTCCAGCGTGGGGTATTATCTTTCTACGGATGCCAATTGGGATGCAGGCGATACGTATCTGAATTATTCATCAGGAAGTTCCCTCAATCCTGCTACTTCATCGTATCGAAGCGCCACACTGACCATTCCCGGAGGTACCTCCCCCGGCTCGTATTACCTTCTCTACTTTGCTGATTATACCAATGCAGTAGTTGAAGATGTGGAAACCAATAATGTTAACTATGTAGCCATTACGGTAGCATCTCCTGTGACTGATTTGATCGTTCAGAGCCAGACGGCTAACCCGCTTACCATTGCAGCAGGGGCAACCACCGCGGCATCGTGCTACATATATAATCAGGGAAATACGAGCGCTTCTTCTTCTACTGTCGGATACTATCTTTCTGCCGATGCCATCTGGGATGCAGGCGATACTTATTTAAATTATTCTTCCGGTGGGGCATTGGCTGCGGCAACATCTTCTTTACGCAGCGCCACGCTTACGATTCCTTTAGCCACCACACCAGGCTCTTATTACATTCTTTATTTTGCTGATTACGCAAATGCGGTTACAGAAAATGTGGAAACCAATAATGTTGTTTTTGTTCCCATCACAGTTGTATTAGCAACTGTTGATTTAATCATTCAAAGCCAGAGCGCTTCTCCCACCGCTGTGATTGCCGGC
This window of the Bacteroidota bacterium genome carries:
- a CDS encoding DUF1761 domain-containing protein, producing the protein MIIQHINWLAVAVSAIAYFALGAIWFNPKVFGTIWMKGHGITAPTEEDKKRMPMMMATTLVLCFIGVIAMAYFVHVFSFYQVNWRWYSGAKVGLVAGIGFTGVGIAMNYMYTKKSLTLIIIDSAYHLIGMVGAGIIMSVWR
- a CDS encoding AAA family ATPase is translated as MFFGGDKKKDEPKSQQMAVKYKFRDLKVHSSDEWMADGTKKYRKVFDRYETTYMRAELSFFNKLFDEEDWEATFRTKCFFVNGSQKNELCNLEQKRKILKDENVVYIREAWGNATLGAYWLRGDYVWEAYIDDVKIGEGKFYVEDVGAVKLGANPYFDIESIKLFEGDGKASSLPQKKYLNKFSQNETRFVWGEVNFKNKTPKDYYAEIIFNFYDNAGQPKGRNSVLKYVTAKTEGQIYSVYPGWGSDAPGTWKNDKYTMEAVFMDTLIATVPFEVGTKFEEGGVAILTDAEQMLKPATKSASSDANKNLEDILNESMAELNSLTGMYSIKNDVNELVKLVRFYQETGKDILNKFSLHSVFTGNPGTGKTTVARILAKIYKGLGILEKGHLIEVDREGLVAGYVGQTAIKTGDKINEAMGGILFIDEAYSLAQGKGSQYDFGGESIQVILKRMEDFRGKFGVIVAGYTDNMHEFITSNPGLKSRFDRNFIFEDYSAEDMFVIANSLFKKEDVKPDEASAEHLKKYFAYLHEGRDKNFGNARTVRQVVGESVKNQNLRLASMKKEERTKEMLETIILDDVKEFEIKETNSGRQKLGFKFGERN
- a CDS encoding long-chain fatty acid--CoA ligase, whose protein sequence is MRLFDLLYQFHSKYPKPDCLVKKENGKWIPYSTQEFIDYSENLAYGLLALGVQREDKIAILANNRPEWNFTDMAVQMSGCILIPVYPTVSEKDLEFILNDAQVKYVFVSAVDVYNKVKTISANVPSVKDIYTFNDVKGAKHFTDLVELGKKNKDEAKLKSIKDSIHENDLATILYTSGTTGIPKGVMLSHNNIFSNVYAVRNLPPVDHTCKGLSFLPLNHIYERMLNGLYLYLGVSVYYAESLETIGDNLREIKPQVFSCVPRLLEKVYDRIVSKGNELTGIKRKLFFWALALGERFDGVGKGGWWYNFQLGIANKLIFSKWREALGGNVRAAVSGGAALNPRLARIFWSAQIPILEGYGLTETSPVIAVNTLEPGGMKFGTVGEVIEKVTVKIAEDGEILCKGPNIMLGYYKRKDATDEVMDKDGWFHTGDIGIIEEGKYLKITDRKKEIFKTSGGKYIAPQMIENKIKECSLVEQVMVIGENQKFASALIVPSFIKLKAKYEKEGKPYPGNEEAIKNQEVRNTIHLHIEKMNHTLAQYESIKKFELLPKDWTVDGGEMTPKLSLKRKVILEANKNLAEKIYSEK
- a CDS encoding T9SS type A sorting domain-containing protein, yielding MALATCSVCAANDFWEWNQSTNVWTQKANFGGVPRIWAVGFSIGLKGYIGTGGTYYQDFLEYEPTLDAWTQKPNYGGGERYFGVGFSIGNIGYVGTGADNLQIPRKDFWSFDPSANGVTELENKISVSVYPNPSNGKFTIETLENKSFIVRITNPLGQKVAEKKFQKRIEVDVSGFGKGLFLVEVSASEGSATGMKKVIVQ